In Xanthomonas sacchari, a genomic segment contains:
- the phoU gene encoding phosphate signaling complex protein PhoU — MNTQPNEHIVKSYDEEQHRLAAEIVRMGETAVAQLEAALDVVERRDDNAALRIVVNDEAIDALEHSISHDVMRLALRGPMARDLREILAGLRIPADVERIGDYAANVAKRSIALNMSPPMPQTLGLRQLGKLAAEQVRAALAAYQHNDADAALRVRQGDAQLDAQYTALFRELLTYMMEDPRNITPCTHLLFMAKNLERIGDHATNIAENVWFLVHGDQPLPPRDKRDETSSTSGI; from the coding sequence ATGAACACTCAGCCCAACGAGCACATCGTGAAGAGCTACGACGAAGAACAGCATCGCCTCGCCGCCGAGATCGTGCGCATGGGCGAGACCGCGGTGGCGCAGTTGGAAGCGGCACTGGACGTGGTCGAACGCCGCGACGACAACGCCGCGCTGCGTATCGTCGTCAACGACGAAGCGATCGACGCGCTCGAGCATTCCATCAGCCATGACGTGATGCGCCTGGCGCTGCGCGGGCCGATGGCGCGCGACCTGCGCGAGATCCTCGCCGGCCTGCGCATTCCCGCCGACGTCGAACGCATCGGCGACTACGCCGCCAACGTGGCCAAGCGCTCGATCGCGCTGAACATGTCGCCGCCGATGCCGCAGACCCTGGGCCTGCGCCAGCTCGGCAAGCTCGCCGCCGAACAGGTACGCGCGGCGCTGGCCGCCTACCAGCACAACGACGCCGACGCCGCGCTGCGGGTACGCCAGGGCGACGCGCAGCTCGATGCGCAGTACACCGCGCTGTTCCGCGAGCTGCTGACCTACATGATGGAAGACCCGCGCAACATCACCCCGTGCACGCACCTGCTGTTCATGGCCAAGAACCTGGAGCGGATCGGCGACCACGCCACCAACATCGCCGAGAACGTGTGGTTCCTGGTCCACGGCGACCAGCCGCTGCCGCCGCGCGACAAGCGCGACGAGACCAGTTCCACCAGCGGCATCTGA
- the pstB gene encoding phosphate ABC transporter ATP-binding protein PstB → MNDHHNAAPMHRIAMPHGHTALAPSPVKIAARGLDFYYDKYHALKGINLEVPEKRVTALIGPSGCGKSTLLRIFNRIYALYPKLEARGEVMLDGENILSPKYPMNRLRSKVGMVFQKPVPFPMTIFENVAYGIRHHEKLSKADMADRVEHALRQGALWDEVKDKLGQSALGLSGGQQQRLCIARAVALRPDVLLLDEPTSALDPISTSRIEQLVEELKNDYTIVIVTHNMQQAARVSDYTAFMYLGDLIEHDRTEIIFSQPNKQQTEDYITGRFG, encoded by the coding sequence ATGAACGATCACCACAACGCCGCACCGATGCACCGCATCGCCATGCCCCATGGGCACACCGCACTGGCGCCGTCGCCGGTCAAGATCGCCGCGCGCGGCCTGGACTTCTACTACGACAAGTACCACGCGCTGAAGGGCATCAACCTGGAAGTGCCGGAGAAGCGCGTCACCGCGCTGATCGGCCCATCCGGCTGCGGCAAGTCCACCCTGCTGCGCATCTTCAACCGCATCTACGCGCTGTACCCGAAGCTGGAGGCGCGCGGCGAAGTGATGCTGGACGGCGAGAACATCCTGTCGCCGAAGTACCCGATGAACCGCCTGCGCAGCAAGGTCGGCATGGTGTTCCAGAAGCCGGTGCCGTTCCCGATGACCATCTTCGAGAACGTGGCCTACGGCATCCGCCACCACGAGAAGCTGTCCAAGGCGGACATGGCCGACCGGGTCGAGCACGCGCTGCGCCAGGGCGCGCTGTGGGACGAGGTCAAGGACAAGCTCGGGCAGAGCGCGCTGGGCCTGTCCGGCGGCCAGCAGCAGCGCCTGTGCATCGCCCGCGCGGTGGCGCTGCGCCCGGACGTGCTGCTGCTCGACGAGCCGACCTCGGCGCTGGACCCGATCTCGACCAGCCGCATCGAGCAATTGGTGGAAGAGCTGAAGAACGACTACACCATCGTCATCGTCACCCACAACATGCAGCAGGCCGCGCGCGTGTCCGACTACACCGCCTTCATGTACCTGGGCGACCTGATCGAGCACGACCGCACCGAAATCATCTTCTCGCAGCCGAACAAGCAGCAGACCGAAGACTACATCACCGGCCGTTTCGGCTGA
- the pstA gene encoding phosphate ABC transporter permease PstA — MAADVAHRLYNRRRVVNVFALLLSCLTALFGLVFLGWILWTLLAKGIAGINLDLFTRMTPPPGEEGGLANAFFGSAVMCGLALLIGTPLGVAAGTWLAEYGNARKTGQVVRFVNDILLSAPSIVLGLFVYTLYVMQTGGRFSALAGALSLAFIVLPVVVRTTDEMLRLVPAQMREAALSLGIPQWKVTIQVLYRSASAGIVTGVLLALARISGETAPLLFTAFGNQYWNNNIMQPMASVPVVMNSFAGSPYPTWQQLAWSGALVLTVFVLLVSLGARGILRRYKTSND; from the coding sequence ATGGCCGCCGACGTCGCCCACCGCCTGTACAACCGCCGCCGCGTGGTCAACGTGTTCGCGCTGCTGCTGTCCTGCCTCACCGCACTGTTCGGGCTGGTGTTCCTGGGCTGGATCCTGTGGACGCTGCTGGCCAAGGGCATCGCCGGCATCAACCTCGACCTGTTCACCCGCATGACCCCGCCGCCTGGCGAAGAAGGCGGCCTGGCCAATGCGTTCTTCGGCAGCGCGGTGATGTGCGGCCTGGCGCTGCTGATCGGCACCCCGCTGGGCGTGGCCGCCGGTACCTGGCTGGCCGAATACGGCAACGCGCGCAAGACCGGCCAGGTGGTGCGCTTCGTCAACGACATCCTGCTGTCGGCGCCGTCGATCGTGCTCGGCCTGTTCGTGTACACGTTGTACGTGATGCAGACCGGCGGGCGCTTCTCGGCGCTGGCCGGTGCGCTGTCGCTGGCCTTCATCGTGCTGCCGGTGGTGGTGCGCACCACCGACGAGATGCTGCGCCTGGTGCCGGCGCAGATGCGCGAAGCGGCGCTGTCCTTGGGCATTCCGCAATGGAAGGTGACCATCCAGGTGCTGTATCGCAGCGCCTCGGCCGGCATCGTCACCGGCGTGCTGCTGGCGCTGGCGCGGATCAGCGGCGAGACCGCGCCGCTGCTGTTCACCGCGTTCGGCAACCAGTACTGGAACAACAACATCATGCAGCCGATGGCGAGCGTCCCGGTGGTGATGAACTCCTTCGCCGGCAGCCCCTACCCCACCTGGCAGCAACTGGCCTGGTCGGGCGCCCTGGTGCTGACCGTGTTCGTGCTGCTGGTCAGCCTCGGCGCGCGCGGCATTCTGCGGCGCTACAAGACATCCAACGATTGA
- the pstC gene encoding phosphate ABC transporter permease subunit PstC: MNATVIPEAITAPRGRDLRDARADRLFRWILTATVVFVLVALASAALSMLWGGRHALQLQGLSFFYSSEWNPVENKYGALAPIYGTLVTALIAMLIAVPVSYGIAFFLTEVSPRWLRGPIGTAIELLAGIPSIIYGMWGLFVLVPVMTEYGTPWLNDHLGTLPLIGPMFQGPPLGIGLLTAGFVLAIMVIPFISSVMREVFLTVPTRLKESAYALGSTRWEVSWDIVLPYTRSAVIGGIFLGLGRALGETMAVAFVVGNTVRLSPSLLEPGTTIAALIANDFGEATETYRSALLLLGFVLFIVTFIVLAIARLMLAQLSRKEGN, encoded by the coding sequence ATGAACGCCACCGTCATTCCCGAAGCGATCACCGCGCCCCGCGGACGCGACCTGCGCGACGCCCGTGCCGACCGTCTGTTCCGCTGGATCCTCACCGCCACCGTCGTGTTCGTCCTCGTCGCCCTGGCCAGCGCGGCGCTGTCGATGCTGTGGGGCGGCCGCCACGCCCTGCAGTTGCAGGGCCTGAGCTTCTTCTATTCCAGCGAATGGAATCCGGTCGAGAACAAGTACGGCGCGCTGGCGCCGATCTACGGCACCCTGGTCACCGCGCTGATCGCGATGCTGATCGCGGTGCCGGTGAGCTACGGCATCGCCTTCTTCCTCACCGAGGTATCGCCACGCTGGCTGCGCGGCCCGATCGGGACCGCGATCGAACTGCTGGCCGGCATTCCCTCGATCATCTACGGCATGTGGGGCCTGTTCGTGCTGGTGCCGGTGATGACCGAGTACGGCACGCCGTGGCTCAACGACCACCTCGGCACGCTGCCGCTGATCGGCCCGATGTTCCAGGGCCCGCCACTGGGCATCGGCCTGCTCACCGCCGGTTTCGTGCTGGCGATCATGGTGATTCCGTTCATCTCCTCGGTGATGCGCGAAGTGTTCCTGACCGTGCCGACGCGGCTGAAGGAATCGGCCTATGCGCTGGGCTCGACCAGATGGGAAGTGAGTTGGGACATCGTGCTGCCCTACACCCGCTCGGCGGTGATCGGCGGCATCTTCCTGGGCCTGGGCCGCGCGCTCGGCGAGACCATGGCGGTGGCGTTCGTGGTCGGCAACACGGTGCGGCTGTCGCCGTCGCTGCTGGAGCCGGGCACCACCATCGCCGCGCTGATCGCCAACGACTTCGGTGAAGCCACCGAGACCTACCGCTCGGCGCTGCTGCTGCTCGGCTTCGTGCTGTTCATCGTGACCTTCATCGTGCTGGCGATCGCCCGCCTGATGCTGGCGCAACTGTCGCGCAAGGAGGGCAACTGA
- the pstS gene encoding phosphate ABC transporter substrate-binding protein PstS has product MKLQPARIAVLSLALAFAVTACQPGNGDKQGAADAAGGTPAAAPAAGAKTTAEISGAGASFIYPLISKWSADYNAATGNKINYQSIGSGGGIAQIKAGTVDFGSSDKPLDSAELAAAGLGQFPSAIGGVVPVVNLDGMDAGKLRLTGPVLADIFLGKISKWNDPALTALNPGVTLPDTKINLVHRSDGSGTSFNFTNYLSKVSPEWKGKVGEGTSVQWPGGVGGKGNEGVASYVQQIKGAIGYVELAYALQNKMPYASMQNAAGNWVQPNAESFAAAAQSADWANAKDFNLVITNATGAQAWPITATNFMLMHKQAKDPARSKATLDFFKWAFEKGQPQADALHYVPLPPALVQQIEAYWAKEFK; this is encoded by the coding sequence ATGAAACTGCAGCCGGCACGCATTGCCGTCCTGTCCCTCGCCCTGGCCTTCGCCGTCACTGCCTGCCAGCCCGGCAACGGCGACAAGCAGGGCGCCGCCGACGCGGCAGGCGGGACGCCCGCTGCTGCCCCGGCCGCCGGCGCCAAGACCACGGCGGAGATTTCCGGCGCCGGTGCCTCCTTCATCTATCCGCTGATCTCCAAGTGGTCGGCCGACTACAACGCGGCCACCGGCAACAAGATCAACTACCAGTCGATCGGCTCCGGCGGCGGCATCGCCCAGATCAAGGCCGGCACGGTCGATTTCGGCTCCTCCGACAAGCCGCTGGACAGCGCCGAACTGGCCGCGGCCGGCCTGGGCCAGTTCCCCTCGGCGATTGGGGGGGTGGTGCCGGTGGTCAACCTCGACGGCATGGACGCGGGCAAGCTGCGGCTGACCGGCCCAGTGCTGGCCGACATCTTCCTGGGCAAGATCAGCAAGTGGAACGACCCGGCGCTGACCGCGCTGAACCCGGGCGTGACCCTGCCCGACACCAAGATCAACCTGGTGCACCGCTCCGACGGCTCGGGCACCAGCTTCAACTTCACCAACTACCTGTCCAAGGTCAGCCCGGAGTGGAAGGGCAAGGTCGGCGAAGGCACCTCGGTGCAGTGGCCGGGCGGCGTCGGCGGCAAGGGCAACGAAGGCGTGGCCTCGTACGTGCAGCAGATCAAGGGCGCGATCGGCTACGTCGAACTGGCCTACGCGCTGCAGAACAAGATGCCGTACGCGTCGATGCAGAACGCCGCCGGCAACTGGGTGCAGCCCAACGCCGAGAGCTTCGCCGCGGCCGCCCAGTCGGCCGACTGGGCCAACGCCAAGGACTTCAACCTGGTCATCACCAACGCCACGGGCGCGCAGGCGTGGCCGATCACCGCCACCAACTTCATGCTGATGCACAAGCAGGCCAAGGACCCGGCGCGCAGCAAGGCGACCCTGGACTTCTTCAAGTGGGCCTTCGAGAAGGGCCAGCCGCAGGCCGACGCCCTGCACTACGTACCGCTGCCGCCGGCGCTGGTGCAGCAGATCGAAGCGTACTGGGCCAAGGAGTTCAAGTAA
- the pstS gene encoding phosphate ABC transporter substrate-binding protein PstS, whose translation MRSLKLRLLAAAAVASFSLAAQATDVTGAGSSFVYPVLSKWSAAYAEKSGNRVNYQSIGSGGGIAQIQAATVDFGASDKPLSGAELDKFGLGQFPVVIGGIVPVFNVAGVAPGAMKLDGTTLANIFLGKISKWNDPAIAALNPGLALPDLKITIVHRSDGSGTSFNFTNYLSKVSPEWKSKVGEGTAVQWPAGIGGKGNEGVAAYVKQIRGGIGYVEYAYALQNKLSYAGMKNAAGRFVMPDDKTFSAAAATADWKSAKDFNLIMTNAPGQDAWPITATTWAIMYKKAKKPVSSKAALDFFKWSFEQGQAQAKALDYVPLPEPLVKQIEAYWAQNMK comes from the coding sequence ATGCGTTCCCTCAAGCTCCGACTGCTGGCAGCCGCCGCGGTCGCTTCGTTTTCGCTCGCGGCGCAAGCCACCGATGTCACTGGCGCAGGCTCCAGCTTCGTCTATCCGGTGCTGTCGAAGTGGTCGGCTGCCTATGCCGAGAAAAGCGGCAACCGCGTCAACTACCAGTCGATCGGTTCCGGCGGCGGCATCGCGCAGATCCAGGCGGCCACGGTCGATTTCGGCGCCTCCGACAAGCCGCTGAGCGGCGCGGAGCTGGACAAGTTCGGCCTGGGCCAGTTCCCGGTCGTGATCGGCGGCATCGTGCCGGTGTTCAACGTGGCGGGCGTGGCCCCGGGCGCGATGAAGCTCGACGGCACCACGCTGGCCAACATCTTCCTCGGCAAGATCAGCAAGTGGAACGACCCGGCGATCGCCGCGCTTAACCCGGGCCTGGCCCTGCCCGACCTGAAGATCACCATCGTGCACCGCTCCGACGGTTCGGGCACCAGCTTCAACTTCACCAACTACCTGTCCAAGGTCAGCCCGGAGTGGAAGAGCAAGGTCGGCGAAGGCACCGCCGTGCAGTGGCCGGCCGGCATCGGCGGCAAGGGCAACGAAGGCGTGGCCGCCTACGTCAAGCAGATCCGCGGCGGCATCGGCTACGTCGAGTACGCCTACGCGCTGCAGAACAAGCTCAGCTACGCCGGCATGAAGAACGCCGCCGGCCGTTTCGTGATGCCCGACGACAAGACCTTCTCCGCCGCCGCCGCCACCGCGGACTGGAAGTCGGCCAAGGACTTCAACCTGATCATGACCAACGCCCCGGGCCAGGACGCGTGGCCGATCACCGCCACCACCTGGGCCATCATGTACAAGAAGGCCAAGAAGCCGGTGTCGTCGAAGGCCGCGCTGGACTTCTTCAAGTGGTCGTTCGAGCAGGGCCAGGCGCAGGCCAAGGCGCTGGACTATGTGCCGCTGCCGGAGCCGCTGGTCAAGCAGATCGAAGCCTACTGGGCGCAGAACATGAAGTAA
- a CDS encoding porin, with protein sequence MRSHLLATAILASLGLASAPQAFAAKAKASSNPPAVSAAQLQQLQAQIEALQTQVQQLQAQSEALQAQSDAQSEVNVVQAQATESAQASAAKVDKLAKLVNDNKIGGRMFFDLTNIDRTSGGAKTAASGTGLDVKRFYLTVDHSFNEIWSANLTTDFQYSSALSNTQLFVKKAYVQGKFDDAFALRIGAADMPWVPFVEKFYGYRYVENTLTDRLKYANSSDWGLHAFGDLGSQVNYAMSVVNGAGYKNPTRGKGMDVEGRVAYMPMQNLAIAVGAYSGKLGKETDILDAQHDYTRADAMVAYADSNFRLGGEYFQAKNLNNVLTAASDKSSGWSVWGSVALTDGGINAFARYDKTDLSKTIDPTLNDKYWNVGVEFPVLKNLKLATVYKYTHQENASAKTDVETKEFGVWGDLSF encoded by the coding sequence ATGCGTTCTCATCTTCTCGCCACGGCGATCCTCGCCAGCCTCGGCCTGGCGTCGGCGCCGCAGGCGTTCGCGGCGAAGGCCAAGGCCAGCAGCAACCCGCCCGCCGTCAGCGCTGCCCAGCTGCAACAGCTGCAGGCGCAGATCGAAGCGCTGCAGACCCAGGTCCAGCAGCTGCAGGCGCAGTCGGAGGCCTTGCAGGCGCAGTCCGACGCGCAGTCGGAAGTGAATGTCGTGCAGGCCCAGGCGACCGAATCGGCGCAGGCCAGCGCCGCCAAGGTCGACAAGCTCGCCAAGCTGGTCAACGACAACAAGATCGGCGGCCGCATGTTCTTCGACCTGACCAACATCGACCGCACCAGCGGCGGCGCCAAGACCGCCGCCAGCGGCACCGGCCTGGACGTCAAGCGTTTCTACCTGACCGTCGACCACAGCTTCAACGAGATCTGGTCGGCCAACCTGACCACCGACTTCCAGTACAGCTCGGCGCTGTCCAACACCCAGCTGTTCGTCAAGAAGGCCTACGTGCAGGGCAAGTTCGACGACGCCTTCGCGCTGCGCATCGGTGCCGCCGACATGCCGTGGGTGCCGTTCGTCGAGAAGTTCTACGGCTACCGCTACGTCGAGAACACCCTGACCGACCGCCTGAAGTACGCCAACTCCTCCGACTGGGGCCTGCATGCCTTCGGCGACCTGGGTTCGCAGGTCAACTACGCGATGTCGGTGGTCAACGGCGCCGGCTACAAGAACCCGACCCGCGGCAAGGGCATGGACGTGGAAGGCCGCGTCGCCTACATGCCGATGCAGAACCTGGCCATCGCCGTCGGCGCCTACTCGGGCAAGCTGGGCAAGGAAACCGACATCCTCGACGCGCAGCACGACTACACCCGCGCCGACGCGATGGTCGCCTACGCCGACTCCAACTTCCGCCTGGGCGGCGAGTACTTCCAGGCCAAGAACCTCAACAACGTGCTGACCGCGGCGAGCGACAAGTCCAGCGGCTGGTCGGTGTGGGGCAGCGTGGCGCTGACCGACGGCGGCATCAACGCCTTCGCCCGCTACGACAAGACCGACCTGAGCAAGACCATCGACCCGACCCTCAACGACAAGTACTGGAACGTCGGCGTCGAGTTCCCGGTGTTGAAGAACCTGAAGCTGGCCACCGTGTACAAGTACACGCACCAGGAAAACGCCAGCGCCAAGACCGACGTGGAGACCAAGGAATTCGGCGTCTGGGGCGACCTGTCGTTCTGA
- a CDS encoding carbonic anhydrase has protein sequence MQRLLDGFRHFRNEVYPRQRGLFRQLAAGQTPHTLFITCADSRVMPELMFAAQPGELFVYRNIGNVVPPYSQHVSGVVAAIEYAVAVLQVEHIVICGHTDCGAMKAVLNPAALQDVPTVAAWLKHTDSARHVAAQHGHAAHGEDALHCLTEENVVAQLDHLRTQPVVAARLARGTLRLHGWIYDIGHGEIRAFDVEQGRFLPLLPEAGRRPPDATPRPRLAPALRNVAV, from the coding sequence ATGCAACGTCTGCTCGACGGTTTCCGCCACTTCCGCAACGAGGTCTATCCGCGCCAGCGTGGACTGTTCCGGCAACTCGCCGCCGGCCAGACCCCGCACACGCTGTTCATCACCTGCGCCGATTCGCGGGTGATGCCGGAACTGATGTTCGCCGCCCAGCCCGGCGAGCTGTTCGTCTACCGCAACATCGGCAACGTGGTCCCGCCGTACTCGCAGCACGTCAGCGGCGTGGTCGCGGCGATCGAGTACGCGGTGGCGGTGCTGCAGGTCGAGCACATCGTGATCTGCGGCCATACCGATTGCGGCGCGATGAAGGCGGTGCTCAATCCCGCCGCGCTGCAGGACGTGCCGACCGTGGCCGCCTGGCTCAAGCACACCGACAGCGCACGCCACGTCGCCGCGCAGCACGGCCATGCCGCGCATGGCGAGGACGCGTTGCACTGCCTGACCGAGGAGAACGTGGTGGCGCAGCTGGACCACCTGCGCACGCAGCCGGTGGTGGCGGCGCGGCTGGCGCGCGGCACGCTGCGTCTGCACGGCTGGATCTACGACATCGGCCATGGCGAGATCCGCGCCTTCGATGTCGAGCAGGGGCGTTTCCTGCCGCTGCTGCCGGAAGCCGGGCGGCGCCCGCCCGATGCCACGCCGCGGCCGCGCCTGGCCCCGGCCCTGCGCAACGTCGCCGTCTGA